In Eubalaena glacialis isolate mEubGla1 chromosome 2, mEubGla1.1.hap2.+ XY, whole genome shotgun sequence, a single genomic region encodes these proteins:
- the UCMA gene encoding unique cartilage matrix-associated protein, which translates to MAWRQLFLISCLSAVVLLSILREGTAVSVGTRRLAGQEVQEGVEEKIFMQESDALNFLKKRGKRSLRSRAKVNAENRLKLQADELRREHHEEQRNEFENFVEEQNNEHEERSREAIEQWRQWHNDGLYPSYLYNRHHI; encoded by the exons ATGGCCTGGAGACAGCTGTTCCTGATCTCCTGTCTCTCGGCCGTTGTGCTCCTGTCCA TCCTGCGGGAGGGGACAGCTGTGTCGGTGGGCACCAGGCGGTTGGCAGGACAAGAGGTGCAGGAAG GCGTGGAAGAGAAGATTTTCATGCAGGAATCAGATGCCTTGAATTTCCTCAAGAAGCGAGGCAAGCGGTCCCTCAGATCCCGAGCAAAGGTCAATG cggaGAACAGGCTGAAGCTGCAGGCGGACGAGCTACGGAGAGAACATCACGAGGAACAAAGGAACGAGTTTGAGAACTTCGTGGAGGAGCAAAACAATG AACATGAAGAGAGAAGCCGGGAGGCCATCGAGCAGTGGCGCCAGTGGCATAATGACGGCCTGTACCCATCTTATCTCTACAACCGCCACCATATCTGA